One stretch of Enterobacter sp. RHBSTW-00994 DNA includes these proteins:
- a CDS encoding SDR family oxidoreductase — translation MQTWLNLKDKVIIVTGGASGIGLAIVEELLAQGANVQMADIHGGVGKNEGRGGYQFWPTDISSAKEVTQTVEEIIQRFGRIDGLVNNAGVNFPRLLVDEKSPAGKYELNEDAFEKMVNINQKGVFLMSQAVARQMVRQHNGVIVNVSSESGLEGSEGQSCYAATKAALNSFTRSWSKELGKHGIRVVGIAPGILEKTGLRTPEYEEALAWTRNITVEQLREGYSKNAIPIGRSGRLTEVADFVCYLLSERASYITGVTTNIAGGKTRG, via the coding sequence ATGCAAACGTGGTTAAATTTAAAAGATAAAGTCATTATTGTTACAGGCGGAGCCTCAGGTATTGGATTGGCTATCGTCGAAGAGTTATTGGCTCAGGGCGCAAATGTGCAGATGGCGGATATTCACGGTGGAGTAGGGAAAAATGAGGGGCGGGGAGGGTATCAATTCTGGCCGACAGATATTTCCAGTGCGAAAGAGGTCACCCAGACTGTCGAAGAAATTATTCAGCGCTTTGGTCGGATTGACGGTCTGGTTAATAACGCTGGGGTGAATTTCCCACGTTTGCTGGTTGATGAAAAATCGCCAGCCGGAAAATATGAGCTCAATGAAGACGCGTTTGAAAAAATGGTCAATATCAACCAGAAAGGCGTGTTTTTGATGTCGCAAGCCGTGGCTCGTCAGATGGTCAGACAACATAACGGCGTAATTGTGAACGTCTCTTCGGAAAGTGGGCTGGAAGGCTCTGAAGGTCAGAGTTGCTATGCCGCGACTAAAGCCGCCCTGAATAGTTTCACCCGTTCATGGTCAAAAGAGCTGGGTAAACATGGTATTCGTGTGGTCGGCATTGCGCCCGGAATCCTGGAAAAAACAGGGTTGCGCACGCCTGAGTATGAGGAAGCGCTAGCCTGGACCCGAAACATTACCGTTGAGCAGTTGCGTGAAGGTTACAGCAAAAATGCAATTCCAATTGGCCGTTCAGGGCGTCTGACGGAAGTTGCTGATTTTGTCTGTTATCTACTGTCTGAACGTGCCAGTTACATTACTGGGGTGACCACGAACATTGCAGGCGGTAAAACGCGCGGCTAA
- a CDS encoding PTS system mannose/fructose/sorbose family transporter subunit IID has translation MEQKKLTKSDLFSMFVRSNLQQASFNFERIHGLGFCYDMIPAIKRLYPLKEDQVAALKRHLVFFNTTPAVCGPVIGVTAAMEEARANGAEIDDGAINGIKVGLMGPLAGVGDPLVWGTLRPITAALGASLALSGNILGPLLFFFIFNAVRLAMKWYGLQIGFSKGVNIVSDMGGNLLQKLTEGASILGLFVMGVLVTKWTRINVPLVVSQTPGAGDTTVTMTVQNILDQLCPGLLALGLTLLMVRLLNKKINPVWLIFALFGLGIIGNALGFLS, from the coding sequence ATGGAACAGAAAAAACTGACCAAATCTGACCTGTTTAGCATGTTTGTCCGCTCCAATCTGCAGCAGGCGTCGTTCAATTTTGAGCGCATTCACGGGCTGGGCTTTTGCTACGACATGATCCCTGCCATCAAGCGACTGTACCCCCTGAAAGAGGATCAGGTGGCAGCCCTCAAACGCCATCTCGTTTTCTTCAATACCACACCAGCCGTTTGCGGGCCGGTGATTGGTGTCACGGCTGCGATGGAAGAGGCGCGCGCGAACGGTGCGGAGATTGATGATGGTGCGATCAACGGTATCAAGGTGGGCCTGATGGGGCCGCTGGCAGGCGTTGGTGATCCGCTTGTCTGGGGTACATTGCGGCCAATAACTGCCGCGCTTGGTGCGTCGTTAGCGCTGTCTGGAAATATTCTCGGCCCGCTGTTGTTTTTCTTTATTTTCAATGCAGTGCGTCTGGCAATGAAGTGGTATGGCCTGCAAATAGGCTTCAGCAAAGGGGTCAATATTGTCAGCGATATGGGCGGCAATCTGCTGCAAAAACTGACTGAAGGCGCATCGATTCTCGGTCTGTTTGTGATGGGTGTGCTGGTGACCAAATGGACCCGCATCAATGTACCGCTTGTGGTGTCACAAACGCCCGGCGCGGGTGATACCACCGTCACCATGACGGTGCAGAACATTCTCGATCAGCTCTGCCCTGGGCTGCTGGCTTTGGGGCTGACGCTGTTGATGGTGCGCCTGCTTAACAAAAAAATTAACCCGGTATGGCTGATTTTTGCCCTGTTTGGTCTGGGGATTATCGGTAATGCGCTGGGCTTCTTGTCCTGA
- a CDS encoding YfcZ/YiiS family protein, translating into MSKCSADETPVCCCMDVGTIMDNTDCTASYSRVFTNRAEADETLAALSKRARDVESEPCEIKSSFTEVEGGVRLDIDFVFACEAETLIFQLGLR; encoded by the coding sequence ATGAGTAAATGCAGTGCTGATGAAACCCCGGTTTGCTGCTGTATGGATGTTGGTACTATCATGGACAACACCGATTGCACCGCGTCTTACAGCCGTGTCTTCACCAATCGTGCCGAGGCTGATGAAACCCTGGCGGCGCTGAGCAAACGTGCTCGCGACGTTGAGTCTGAGCCTTGTGAAATCAAATCCTCGTTCACCGAAGTTGAAGGTGGTGTGCGTCTGGATATTGACTTTGTCTTCGCCTGTGAAGCGGAAACACTGATCTTCCAGCTCGGCCTGCGTTAA
- a CDS encoding formate/nitrite transporter family protein, protein MKEIREAKIGEQSEDREVESEEKNRGEKIEVDEDRLPSRAMAIHEHIRQEGEKELERDAMALLWSAIAAGLSMGASLLAKGIFHVQLDGVPGGFLLENLGYTFGFIIVIMARQQLFTENTVTAVLPIMHNPTAGNITLLMRLWSVVLLGNLIGTGIAAWAFGYMPIFDEATRDAFVKIGMDVMKNTPSEMFANAIISGWIIATMVWMFPSAGSAKIVVIILMTWLIALADTTHIVVGTVEVLYLVFTGTVHWFDFFWPFALPTLAGNICGGTFIFALLSHAQIRNDMSNKRKAERKAQEADVKSAKKSP, encoded by the coding sequence ATGAAGGAAATTCGTGAAGCGAAAATCGGCGAACAGAGTGAAGACCGTGAAGTCGAGAGCGAAGAGAAAAATCGAGGGGAGAAAATAGAAGTCGATGAAGACCGCCTGCCCTCCCGCGCCATGGCGATTCATGAACATATTCGACAAGAGGGTGAAAAAGAGCTGGAGCGTGATGCCATGGCATTGCTGTGGTCAGCGATTGCAGCGGGGCTCTCTATGGGGGCATCGCTGCTTGCAAAAGGGATATTTCATGTGCAACTGGACGGTGTGCCTGGCGGTTTTTTACTGGAAAACCTCGGGTACACGTTCGGCTTTATTATTGTCATCATGGCACGCCAGCAACTGTTTACCGAAAACACCGTCACTGCCGTATTGCCAATAATGCACAACCCTACCGCCGGGAATATCACCTTGCTGATGCGCCTGTGGAGCGTGGTATTACTGGGAAACCTGATTGGTACTGGCATTGCCGCCTGGGCCTTTGGGTATATGCCAATTTTTGATGAAGCCACCAGGGATGCCTTTGTGAAAATCGGCATGGATGTGATGAAAAACACCCCCTCCGAAATGTTTGCTAACGCGATTATCTCAGGCTGGATTATCGCCACGATGGTCTGGATGTTCCCATCCGCGGGCAGCGCGAAAATTGTGGTGATTATTTTAATGACCTGGCTTATTGCCCTGGCCGACACGACACATATCGTCGTGGGGACAGTTGAAGTGCTCTATCTGGTCTTCACGGGTACTGTCCACTGGTTCGATTTTTTCTGGCCTTTCGCACTTCCTACACTGGCAGGCAATATTTGCGGCGGAACCTTTATTTTTGCGCTGTTAAGCCACGCACAGATCCGCAATGACATGTCAAACAAGCGCAAAGCCGAGCGTAAAGCGCAGGAAGCTGATGTTAAATCGGCAAAAAAATCGCCCTGA
- a CDS encoding mannose/fructose/sorbose PTS transporter subunit IIA, which produces MVNAIFCAHGKLASAMLESVQMVYGDVHVLAVEFVPGENAGDIVEKLSTLVNTRISDEWLIAVDLQCGSPWNAAATLAMRHPAIRVISGLSLPLALELVDNQRTMNVDELCQHLTTIAQQTCVVWQHLETTEEDF; this is translated from the coding sequence ATGGTAAATGCAATCTTTTGCGCCCACGGCAAACTGGCTAGCGCCATGCTGGAGTCTGTGCAGATGGTCTACGGCGATGTCCATGTCCTGGCGGTGGAGTTTGTTCCCGGTGAGAACGCTGGAGATATCGTGGAAAAGCTGAGCACGTTAGTGAATACCCGCATCAGTGATGAATGGCTTATTGCCGTTGATCTGCAGTGTGGTAGCCCCTGGAACGCCGCCGCGACCCTGGCGATGCGTCATCCGGCAATCAGGGTTATCAGCGGGCTCTCTCTGCCACTTGCGCTGGAACTGGTGGACAACCAACGCACGATGAATGTGGATGAACTTTGTCAACACCTGACGACGATAGCTCAACAAACCTGCGTCGTCTGGCAGCATCTGGAAACGACCGAAGAGGATTTCTGA
- the fadL gene encoding long-chain fatty acid transporter FadL produces MSQKTLFKKTALAVAVAIVSTSAWSAGFQLNEFSSSGLGRAYSGEGAIADDAGNASRNPALITMFDRPTFSAGAVYIDPDVNVNGKSNLTGQSANQDNIAPSAWVPNMHFVMPINDQFGWGASVTSNYGLATEFGENYAAGIYGGKTDLQTVNLNLSGAYRLDSNWSFGLGFDAVYAKAKIERYAGSLGPVLANQLSGRVPPSYLDGISSADDQIAHLKGDEWGFGWNAGILYELDKNNRWGLTYRSEVKIDFDGDYKSSINPRLSTILGNMGLSGLPEGTGGRTENGSLSLHLPEMWELSGYNRVAPQWAIHYSLTYTSWSQFQELKATGDNGQTLFYKDESFKDAYRIALGTTYYYDKNWTFRTGIAFDDSPVPADKRSISIPDQDRLWLSAGLTYAFNEDASVDVGASYMHGQNVNFTEGEGPAAYTFHSEGKAWLFGTNFNYAF; encoded by the coding sequence ATGAGCCAGAAAACCCTGTTCAAAAAGACTGCGCTGGCAGTCGCAGTGGCAATCGTCTCAACGTCCGCCTGGTCCGCGGGCTTCCAGTTAAACGAATTTTCTTCCTCTGGCCTTGGCCGTGCGTATTCCGGGGAAGGTGCAATCGCAGATGATGCTGGTAACGCAAGCCGTAACCCTGCGCTTATCACCATGTTTGATCGTCCAACCTTCTCTGCCGGTGCGGTTTATATCGACCCGGATGTCAATGTTAACGGCAAATCCAATTTAACAGGACAAAGTGCTAACCAGGACAACATTGCGCCAAGCGCATGGGTTCCTAACATGCACTTTGTTATGCCAATCAACGATCAGTTCGGTTGGGGTGCATCTGTCACCTCCAATTATGGCCTGGCAACAGAATTTGGCGAAAACTATGCAGCCGGTATTTATGGCGGCAAAACCGATCTGCAAACCGTTAACCTTAACCTGAGCGGTGCTTATCGTCTTGATAGCAACTGGAGCTTCGGTTTAGGCTTCGATGCCGTTTACGCGAAAGCAAAAATTGAGCGCTATGCAGGTTCACTCGGCCCTGTACTGGCAAACCAACTTTCTGGGCGCGTTCCTCCATCCTATCTGGATGGAATCAGTTCTGCTGATGACCAAATTGCTCACCTGAAGGGTGACGAATGGGGATTTGGCTGGAACGCCGGTATCTTGTATGAACTGGATAAAAACAACCGCTGGGGCCTGACCTATCGTTCAGAAGTGAAAATCGACTTTGACGGCGATTATAAGAGTTCCATCAATCCGAGACTGAGCACGATCCTCGGAAATATGGGTCTGAGTGGACTTCCGGAAGGGACCGGCGGCAGAACCGAAAATGGTTCTCTGTCACTGCATCTGCCTGAGATGTGGGAACTGTCCGGTTATAACCGCGTTGCACCGCAGTGGGCTATCCACTACAGCCTGACCTACACCAGCTGGAGTCAGTTCCAGGAGCTGAAAGCCACTGGCGACAATGGTCAGACACTGTTCTATAAAGATGAAAGCTTCAAAGACGCTTATCGTATCGCATTGGGTACAACCTACTACTACGATAAAAACTGGACCTTCCGTACCGGGATTGCCTTTGATGACAGCCCTGTTCCTGCAGACAAACGTTCCATTTCCATCCCGGATCAGGACCGTCTGTGGCTGAGCGCAGGTTTGACCTATGCGTTTAATGAAGACGCGTCTGTCGATGTGGGCGCATCTTATATGCATGGTCAAAACGTTAACTTCACCGAAGGTGAAGGCCCAGCGGCTTACACCTTCCATTCTGAAGGTAAAGCCTGGCTGTTTGGTACGAACTTCAACTACGCGTTCTAA
- the sorE gene encoding L-sorbose 1-phosphate reductase, translating to MQTTALRLYGKRDLRLETFELPEMQDDEILATVVTDSLCLSSWKEANQGENHKKVPDDIATNPIIIGHEFCGDIIAVGKKWQHKFQPGQRYVIQANLQLPDRPDCPGYSFPWVGGEATHVLIPDDVMEQDCLLAYEGETYFEGSLVEPLSCVIGAFNANYHLEEGSYNHKMGIRPQGRTLILGGTGPMGLLAIDYALHGPVNPSLLIVTDTNNAKLSYARKHYPSEPQTLIHYLHAQDAAHDTLMALSGGHGFDDIFVFVPNEQLVTLASSLLAADGCLNFFAGPQDKNFSAAINFYDVHYAFTHYVGTSGGNTDDMRAAVKLIEEKKVQAAKVVTHILGLNAAGETTLVLPEVGGGKKLVYTGKSLPLTALTQIEDPELSAILARHQGVWSKEAEQYLLSSAREI from the coding sequence ATGCAAACAACAGCTTTACGCCTTTATGGCAAACGCGATCTTCGTCTGGAAACGTTCGAACTTCCTGAAATGCAGGACGATGAGATTTTGGCTACGGTGGTTACAGACAGCCTGTGCCTCTCGTCCTGGAAAGAGGCGAATCAGGGCGAGAATCATAAAAAAGTGCCGGATGATATCGCCACGAACCCGATCATCATCGGCCATGAATTCTGCGGCGACATTATAGCGGTTGGGAAAAAGTGGCAGCATAAGTTCCAGCCGGGTCAACGCTATGTCATTCAGGCGAATCTTCAACTGCCGGATCGCCCTGATTGCCCCGGCTACTCTTTCCCGTGGGTGGGAGGAGAGGCGACCCATGTGTTGATTCCCGATGACGTGATGGAGCAGGATTGCTTGCTGGCGTACGAAGGGGAAACCTACTTCGAAGGGTCGCTGGTTGAGCCGCTCTCCTGTGTGATTGGCGCATTCAACGCCAACTATCATCTGGAGGAGGGATCTTACAATCACAAAATGGGCATTCGTCCTCAGGGGCGGACTCTCATCCTGGGAGGCACAGGACCTATGGGGCTGCTGGCTATCGACTACGCGCTGCATGGCCCGGTTAATCCATCGTTACTGATTGTGACCGATACCAATAACGCTAAGCTGAGCTATGCCAGAAAACATTATCCTTCTGAACCGCAGACGCTGATCCACTACCTTCATGCGCAGGATGCTGCACATGACACGCTGATGGCCCTCAGTGGTGGGCATGGCTTTGACGATATTTTTGTGTTCGTGCCTAACGAACAACTGGTCACGCTGGCCTCTTCCCTCCTTGCTGCTGATGGTTGCCTGAACTTTTTTGCGGGTCCGCAGGATAAAAACTTCAGCGCGGCAATTAACTTTTACGACGTCCATTATGCCTTTACCCACTATGTCGGTACTTCTGGCGGCAACACCGATGATATGCGCGCAGCGGTTAAGCTGATAGAAGAGAAGAAAGTGCAGGCTGCAAAAGTGGTTACCCATATTCTGGGGCTGAATGCCGCAGGAGAAACCACGCTGGTGCTGCCTGAAGTCGGTGGTGGGAAAAAATTAGTCTATACCGGTAAATCATTACCGCTCACCGCATTAACCCAGATTGAGGATCCTGAACTGAGTGCCATTCTGGCGCGCCATCAAGGGGTCTGGTCTAAGGAAGCTGAACAGTATTTATTGTCCTCTGCCAGGGAGATTTAA
- a CDS encoding mannose/fructose/sorbose PTS transporter subunit IIB: MNITLARIDDRLIHGQVTTVWSKVANAQRIIICNDEVYNDEVRRTLLRQAAPPGMKVNVVNIEKAVAVYHNPQYKNDTVFYLFTNPQDALSMVRLGVEITTLNIGGMAWRPGKKQLTKAVSLDGNDVNAFRELDRLGVKLDLRVVASDPSVNILEKIKEQSFAE, from the coding sequence ATGAATATTACCCTGGCTCGTATTGATGACCGCCTGATCCACGGTCAGGTCACGACTGTCTGGTCGAAAGTGGCGAATGCGCAACGGATTATTATCTGTAATGACGAGGTTTATAACGATGAGGTGCGCCGGACATTATTACGGCAGGCCGCACCACCAGGAATGAAAGTCAATGTGGTGAATATTGAAAAGGCAGTGGCGGTCTATCATAACCCTCAATATAAAAATGATACTGTCTTTTATTTATTTACCAACCCACAGGATGCGTTATCTATGGTGAGGCTGGGCGTAGAAATTACGACGCTAAATATAGGTGGTATGGCCTGGCGGCCTGGGAAAAAACAATTAACGAAGGCTGTTTCTTTGGATGGTAACGATGTTAATGCATTTCGTGAACTGGATAGGCTTGGTGTGAAGCTGGATTTACGCGTTGTTGCCTCTGACCCTTCGGTTAATATTCTCGAAAAAATAAAAGAACAGTCATTCGCTGAATAA
- the mlaA gene encoding phospholipid-binding lipoprotein MlaA, whose product MKLRLSALALGITMLVGCASSGEQTGRSDPLEGFNRTMYNFNYNVLDPYVVRPVAVAWRDYVPQPARNGLSNFTSNLEEPAVMANYFLQGNPYQGMVHFTRFFLNTLLGMGGFIDVAGMANPKLQREQPHRFGSTLGHYDVGYGPYVQLPFYGSFTLRDDGGDMVDTLYPVLSWLTWPLSVGKWTVEGIETRAQLLDSDGLLRQSSDPYIMVREAYFQNHDFIASGGKLKPEENPNAKAIENELKDIDSQ is encoded by the coding sequence ATGAAACTTCGGCTGTCGGCGCTTGCGCTGGGTATCACTATGCTCGTGGGCTGCGCCAGCTCCGGCGAGCAAACGGGGCGCTCCGATCCTCTCGAAGGATTTAACCGCACCATGTACAACTTCAACTACAACGTGCTGGATCCGTATGTGGTTCGTCCTGTGGCTGTTGCATGGCGTGATTACGTTCCACAGCCTGCACGTAATGGACTGAGTAACTTCACCAGTAACCTGGAAGAGCCAGCGGTGATGGCGAACTATTTCCTGCAAGGTAATCCGTATCAGGGGATGGTGCATTTCACCCGCTTCTTCCTTAACACCCTGCTAGGGATGGGCGGGTTTATTGATGTTGCTGGAATGGCAAACCCGAAACTGCAGCGTGAGCAACCGCACCGCTTTGGTAGTACGTTGGGACATTATGACGTGGGCTATGGTCCGTATGTGCAGTTGCCATTCTATGGCAGCTTTACCCTGCGTGATGATGGCGGTGATATGGTCGATACCCTTTATCCGGTGTTGTCATGGCTCACATGGCCGCTGTCGGTGGGTAAATGGACTGTTGAAGGTATTGAAACGCGTGCGCAATTGCTCGATTCCGACGGCTTGCTGCGTCAGTCTTCCGACCCGTACATTATGGTGCGTGAAGCCTACTTCCAGAATCATGATTTTATTGCCAGCGGTGGCAAGCTGAAGCCGGAAGAGAATCCAAATGCGAAAGCGATCGAAAATGAATTAAAAGATATCGATTCGCAGTAA
- the fadI gene encoding acetyl-CoA C-acyltransferase FadI produces MSQALPLITRQGDRIAIVSGLRTPFARQATAFHGIPAVDLGKMVVGEMLARSEISPDVIEQLVFGQVVQMPEAPNIAREIVLGTGMNVHTDAYSVSRACATSFQAVANVAESLMVGTIRAGIAGGADSSSVLPIGVSKKLARMLVDVNKARTTGQKLKLFSRLRLRDLMPVPPAVAEYSTGLRMGDTAEQMAKTYGITREQQDALAHRSHQNAAQAWSQGKLTDEVMTAYIPPYREPLTEDNNIRGTSTLADYAKLRPAFDRTHGTVTAANSTPLTDGAAAVILMTESRAKELGITPLGYLRSYAFTAIDVWQDMLLGPAWSTPLALERAGLTLADLTLIDMHEAFAAQTLANVQLLASDRFAREVLGRAHATGEVDESKFNVLGGSIAYGHPFAATGARMITQTLHELRRRGGGFGLVTACAAGGLGAAMVLEAE; encoded by the coding sequence ATGAGTCAGGCATTACCGCTTATCACCCGACAAGGCGATCGCATTGCCATTGTCAGTGGATTGCGTACTCCGTTTGCGCGTCAGGCGACCGCATTTCACGGAATTCCAGCCGTCGATCTGGGGAAAATGGTGGTGGGGGAGATGCTGGCTCGCAGCGAAATATCTCCTGATGTTATTGAACAACTGGTTTTCGGCCAGGTTGTCCAGATGCCTGAAGCACCCAACATTGCCCGCGAGATTGTTCTGGGAACCGGGATGAATGTGCATACTGATGCGTATAGCGTTAGCCGCGCATGTGCCACCAGTTTTCAGGCCGTCGCCAATGTGGCTGAAAGTCTGATGGTGGGCACAATCCGGGCTGGCATTGCGGGTGGTGCAGACTCTTCTTCTGTGCTGCCGATTGGCGTGAGTAAAAAACTGGCACGTATGCTGGTGGATGTTAACAAGGCCCGAACGACAGGGCAGAAACTCAAGCTTTTCTCACGCCTGCGTCTGCGCGATTTAATGCCTGTACCGCCTGCTGTTGCCGAGTATTCGACCGGTCTGCGCATGGGGGATACGGCTGAGCAAATGGCGAAAACGTACGGAATAACGCGTGAGCAGCAGGATGCACTGGCCCATCGTTCTCACCAAAATGCCGCACAGGCCTGGTCACAAGGCAAACTGACTGATGAAGTGATGACTGCTTATATTCCGCCTTATCGTGAACCACTTACTGAAGATAATAACATCCGTGGCACGTCGACCCTGGCGGATTATGCAAAGTTACGTCCTGCATTTGATCGCACACATGGCACGGTGACGGCGGCAAACAGCACTCCGCTTACCGACGGTGCTGCTGCAGTGATCCTGATGACCGAATCGCGTGCAAAAGAGTTAGGCATTACGCCGTTGGGTTACTTGCGTAGCTACGCGTTCACGGCCATTGACGTTTGGCAGGACATGTTATTGGGACCAGCCTGGTCTACGCCGCTGGCGCTGGAACGTGCAGGTTTAACGCTAGCAGACTTAACGTTGATTGATATGCATGAGGCCTTCGCTGCGCAGACACTGGCGAACGTACAGTTGCTGGCCAGCGATCGTTTTGCGCGTGAAGTACTCGGTCGGGCACATGCCACTGGCGAAGTTGATGAGAGTAAATTTAACGTTCTGGGAGGCTCCATCGCTTACGGCCATCCATTTGCTGCAACGGGTGCGCGAATGATCACCCAAACATTACATGAACTGCGCCGTCGTGGTGGCGGTTTTGGTCTGGTTACCGCCTGCGCGGCGGGTGGTTTAGGTGCGGCAATGGTCCTGGAGGCGGAATAA
- a CDS encoding PTS mannose/fructose/sorbose transporter subunit IIC, translating into MEISTLQIIAIFIFSCIAGMGSVLDEFQTHRPLIACTVIGLILGDLKTGIMLGGTLELIALGWMNVGAAQSPDSALASIISAILVIVGQQSIATGIAIALPVAAAGQVLTVFARTITVVFQHAADKAAEEARFNTIDILHVSALGVQALRVAIPALIVSLFVSADMVSNMLNAIPEFVTRGLQISGGFIVVVGYAMVLRMMGVKYLMPFFFLGFIAGGYLDFSLLAFGGIGVIIALVYIQLNPQWRKAGPQVQATSATALDQLDD; encoded by the coding sequence ATGGAAATCAGTACCCTACAAATTATCGCTATTTTTATATTTTCCTGTATTGCCGGAATGGGCAGTGTGCTGGATGAGTTTCAGACTCATCGCCCACTTATCGCCTGTACTGTTATTGGCTTGATTCTCGGAGATTTAAAAACCGGGATTATGTTGGGCGGTACGCTGGAACTGATCGCACTCGGCTGGATGAATGTCGGCGCTGCACAGTCACCGGATTCAGCGCTGGCCAGTATTATCTCCGCTATTCTGGTTATCGTCGGACAGCAGAGTATTGCGACTGGTATTGCTATTGCCCTTCCGGTCGCGGCGGCAGGCCAGGTGCTGACCGTTTTCGCGCGAACCATCACTGTGGTATTCCAGCATGCGGCGGATAAAGCCGCTGAAGAGGCGCGCTTTAACACCATTGATATCCTTCACGTTTCTGCTCTGGGTGTTCAGGCACTACGCGTCGCCATACCCGCCTTGATTGTCTCGTTATTTGTCAGTGCCGACATGGTCAGCAATATGCTGAACGCCATCCCGGAATTCGTTACGCGCGGTTTACAGATTTCCGGTGGTTTTATTGTCGTTGTGGGCTACGCCATGGTACTGCGCATGATGGGCGTGAAATACCTGATGCCCTTCTTCTTCCTCGGTTTTATCGCGGGGGGATATCTCGACTTCAGTCTGCTGGCCTTCGGCGGCATCGGCGTGATTATTGCGCTGGTCTACATACAGTTGAATCCCCAGTGGCGTAAAGCCGGGCCGCAAGTACAGGCCACTTCAGCCACCGCCCTTGACCAGCTTGACGATTAA
- a CDS encoding shikimate 5-dehydrogenase, translating into MINRDTQLCMSLAGLPGNFGTRFHNYLYQKLGLNFIYKAFTTQDIEAAVKGVRALGIRGCAVSMPFKESCMPFLDAIDPSANVIDSVNTIVNDNGRLTGFNTDYIAVKSLIEDHQLDTSARVMIRGSGGMGKAVIAAFRDAGFRDVIIAARNRESGLALAKQYGFQWQPLPEGIACDILVNVTPVGMAGSKQSNDLAYSESMVETASVIFDVVALPPETPVIMLAQRMGKKTISGAEVIALQAVEQFEMYTGVRPDDALITEAAAFARAG; encoded by the coding sequence ATGATTAACCGTGATACTCAGTTGTGTATGTCGCTTGCTGGCCTGCCCGGTAATTTTGGCACGCGCTTTCATAACTATTTGTACCAAAAGCTGGGGCTGAACTTTATCTATAAGGCCTTTACTACCCAGGACATCGAGGCGGCAGTAAAAGGTGTGCGTGCGCTGGGGATCCGGGGTTGTGCCGTCTCCATGCCATTCAAAGAGAGTTGCATGCCGTTTCTTGATGCTATCGATCCGTCGGCGAACGTTATTGATTCCGTGAACACTATCGTAAATGACAACGGCAGGTTGACTGGATTCAATACCGACTATATTGCCGTAAAAAGCCTGATTGAGGACCACCAGCTTGATACCTCCGCACGTGTCATGATTCGCGGCAGCGGCGGGATGGGGAAGGCCGTGATTGCCGCATTTCGCGATGCGGGCTTTCGTGATGTCATCATTGCCGCCCGTAACCGGGAAAGTGGCCTGGCGTTGGCTAAGCAGTATGGTTTTCAGTGGCAGCCGTTACCAGAAGGCATTGCCTGCGATATTTTGGTCAATGTCACCCCTGTCGGCATGGCTGGCAGCAAGCAGAGCAATGATTTAGCCTACAGTGAGTCGATGGTTGAAACGGCCAGCGTGATCTTTGATGTTGTCGCCCTGCCGCCAGAAACACCCGTGATTATGCTGGCCCAGCGGATGGGTAAAAAGACCATTAGCGGGGCGGAGGTCATTGCGTTGCAGGCCGTTGAACAGTTCGAAATGTATACCGGTGTTCGTCCGGATGATGCATTAATTACGGAAGCTGCCGCCTTTGCGCGGGCAGGATAA